The following are from one region of the Synechococcus sp. CBW1108 genome:
- a CDS encoding antitoxin — MDVLPSRVFMNGNSQAVRIPAEFRLSSDRVQISRTPEGDLLIHPCPSQRGQALLQALSSFDADFVEALEQEQQNKLPVQEREAL; from the coding sequence ATGGATGTGCTGCCCAGCCGCGTGTTTATGAACGGCAACAGCCAGGCTGTGCGCATCCCCGCCGAGTTTCGCCTCAGCAGCGATCGGGTGCAGATCAGCCGCACCCCAGAAGGCGATCTGCTCATTCACCCCTGTCCAAGCCAGCGGGGCCAGGCCCTGCTGCAGGCCCTCAGCAGCTTCGATGCTGACTTTGTGGAGGCACTGGAGCAAGAGCAGCAAAACAAGCTGCCGGTGCAGGAACGGGAAGCCCTGTGA
- a CDS encoding type II toxin-antitoxin system VapC family toxin encodes MLETVILFCDTSALLKLFIDEQGSESMIKASSSSEGIAVCRITWAASMAAFDQARSMFEQAWPGFAIADVTQPLVEKAGVFAEAFGLRGYDSVQLAAAHRLHEHLALPLTFACFDRRLNQAAKLLQLEVLP; translated from the coding sequence TTGTTAGAAACTGTGATCCTTTTTTGTGATACCTCTGCCCTGCTAAAGCTCTTCATCGACGAGCAGGGCAGCGAGAGCATGATCAAGGCAAGCTCTTCATCAGAAGGAATCGCGGTCTGCAGGATCACCTGGGCTGCGTCGATGGCTGCATTCGACCAGGCTCGATCCATGTTTGAGCAGGCTTGGCCTGGCTTTGCGATCGCGGATGTCACCCAGCCGCTGGTTGAAAAAGCTGGTGTATTTGCCGAGGCTTTTGGCCTTCGCGGCTACGACAGCGTTCAGCTGGCAGCTGCCCATCGGTTGCATGAGCATCTAGCCCTTCCGCTGACCTTTGCCTGTTTCGACCGACGCCTCAACCAGGCCGCCAAGCTGCTGCAGTTAGAGGTGCTTCCGTGA
- a CDS encoding IS630 family transposase — MAVGRPMPPLVLTGDEVQQLQALAHSRSLPHSIVQRAQIVLACGAGETNTAIARRMGLTGMTVGKWRKRYRELGLEGLHDELRPGRPRTYEDDKVAEVINRALQTKPADGSTQWSARSLAAATGISKTTVHRWLQTFSVQPHRQKHFKLPTDPFFVEKVRDIVGLYLNPPENAVVLCVDEKTQIQALDRTQPLLPMGLGYVEGVTHDYIRHGTTTLFAALDVATGAVIAECKPRHRHQEFLSFLRRIDKEVPKELDLHLIVDNYCTHKHTKVKAWLAQRPRFHVHYTPTYASWLNQVERWFGIITQKAIRRGSFSSVKELINKIEQFVAAYDKTKVPFKWTATADSILEKLQRLCSQISGTAHLVVGFP; from the coding sequence ATGGCCGTCGGCCGTCCGATGCCGCCGCTGGTCCTCACAGGGGACGAAGTTCAGCAGTTGCAGGCCCTTGCCCATTCCCGATCCCTGCCGCATTCGATCGTGCAGCGCGCCCAGATCGTGTTGGCCTGTGGCGCTGGTGAAACCAACACCGCTATCGCCAGACGGATGGGCCTGACCGGAATGACCGTTGGCAAATGGCGCAAGCGATATCGGGAGCTGGGCTTGGAAGGTCTGCACGACGAGCTCCGCCCCGGCCGGCCGCGCACCTACGAGGACGACAAGGTGGCCGAGGTGATCAACCGGGCCCTGCAGACCAAGCCCGCCGATGGCAGCACCCAGTGGTCAGCGCGTTCTCTGGCAGCCGCCACAGGAATTTCAAAAACCACCGTTCACCGCTGGCTGCAGACCTTCTCGGTCCAGCCGCATCGGCAGAAGCATTTCAAATTGCCGACCGATCCGTTCTTTGTTGAGAAGGTCCGCGACATCGTTGGCCTGTACCTGAATCCACCCGAGAACGCTGTCGTGCTCTGCGTTGATGAGAAGACGCAGATCCAGGCCCTAGACCGCACTCAGCCGCTGTTGCCCATGGGCCTGGGCTACGTGGAAGGTGTGACGCATGACTACATCCGCCACGGCACCACCACCCTGTTCGCCGCACTGGATGTGGCCACCGGTGCGGTAATCGCCGAATGCAAGCCCAGGCACCGGCACCAGGAGTTCCTCAGCTTCTTGCGAAGGATCGACAAGGAGGTGCCCAAGGAGCTCGATCTGCACCTGATCGTCGACAACTACTGCACTCACAAGCACACCAAAGTGAAGGCCTGGCTGGCGCAGCGGCCTCGTTTCCACGTCCACTACACCCCCACCTACGCCTCCTGGCTCAACCAGGTGGAGCGATGGTTTGGGATCATCACCCAGAAGGCGATTCGGCGCGGCAGCTTCTCGAGCGTCAAAGAGCTGATCAACAAGATCGAGCAGTTCGTGGCGGCCTACGACAAGACCAAGGTGCCGTTCAAGTGGACCGCCACCGCCGACTCAATCCTGGAGAAGCTCCAGCGACTTTGCTCGCAAATCTCCGGGACGGCACACTTGGTGGTGGGGTTCCCGTGA
- a CDS encoding type II toxin-antitoxin system VapC family toxin, with the protein MIYLSKNRPPQVAQRIDALGDDDSIAMSFITWAELLRGAEGSQRREATLQHLEALSRLAPVLYPQGPGICEHYAVQATALKRRATPIDANDLWIACHALAIGATVVSHNVSEFSRVEGLQLVDWAV; encoded by the coding sequence GTGATCTATCTGAGCAAGAACCGTCCGCCTCAGGTAGCCCAGCGCATCGATGCCCTCGGCGATGACGACTCCATTGCCATGTCGTTCATCACCTGGGCCGAGCTGCTGCGCGGCGCAGAGGGCAGCCAGCGGCGGGAGGCCACCCTGCAGCATCTCGAAGCCCTGAGCCGGCTGGCGCCGGTGCTCTATCCACAGGGACCGGGGATTTGCGAGCACTACGCCGTTCAGGCCACCGCACTGAAGCGCCGTGCCACACCGATCGACGCCAACGACCTCTGGATCGCTTGTCATGCTCTCGCCATCGGCGCCACTGTGGTGAGCCACAACGTCAGTGAGTTCAGCCGGGTGGAGGGGCTGCAGCTGGTGGACTGGGCCGTCTGA
- a CDS encoding nucleotidyltransferase domain-containing protein, with protein MGASGGSSPGLPGGSHARGEGRWDSDADILVVVPFQGRHLAQIRAIRKSCHAGFPLDLLVRRPHEIAERYLGGDPIIRAALDHGTVLHG; from the coding sequence GTGGGGGCCTCGGGGGGAAGTTCCCCGGGGCTACCCGGCGGTTCCCATGCCCGCGGTGAGGGGCGCTGGGATTCAGATGCAGACATCCTCGTGGTAGTGCCATTCCAGGGAAGGCATCTGGCTCAGATCCGCGCAATTCGAAAGTCTTGCCATGCGGGCTTCCCCCTCGACCTGCTGGTGCGGCGGCCCCATGAGATCGCCGAGCGCTACTTGGGCGGGGATCCGATCATCCGTGCAGCCCTCGATCACGGAACGGTTCTGCATGGCTGA
- a CDS encoding group II intron maturase-specific domain-containing protein has translation MICHCHSLSECERLMAALQERFASCGLTLHPQKTQVVYCKDSSRRGQFPRIQFTFLGYCFRPRMAKNRHGEIFTSFLPAVSPQALKRMRDRIRQIDLRRQTYLPLEELARRLNPILRGWIQYYGRFYPTELRAKLFSYLNQELSAWLRQKHQRLRRKHRRSRELLTRIGQQRPGLFAHWHGERAVAG, from the coding sequence GTGATCTGCCACTGCCACAGCCTCTCCGAGTGCGAACGGCTCATGGCGGCCTTGCAGGAGCGATTCGCATCCTGCGGGCTCACGCTGCATCCGCAGAAGACCCAGGTGGTCTATTGCAAGGACAGCAGCCGTCGTGGTCAGTTTCCTCGGATTCAGTTCACGTTTCTGGGCTATTGCTTCCGGCCGCGTATGGCCAAGAACCGGCATGGGGAGATCTTTACGAGCTTCCTGCCGGCGGTGAGTCCGCAGGCGCTTAAGCGCATGCGGGACAGGATCCGGCAGATTGATCTGCGTCGACAGACCTATCTGCCGTTGGAGGAGCTTGCCAGACGACTGAATCCGATCCTGCGGGGCTGGATCCAGTACTACGGCAGGTTCTATCCAACGGAGCTGAGGGCCAAGTTGTTCAGCTACCTAAATCAGGAGCTGAGCGCCTGGCTGCGGCAGAAGCACCAACGACTGCGGCGTAAGCATCGCCGCAGCCGTGAGCTCCTGACGCGGATTGGCCAACAGCGCCCTGGCCTGTTTGCCCATTGGCACGGTGAGCGGGCAGTGGCTGGATGA